The following are encoded together in the Bos javanicus breed banteng chromosome 4, ARS-OSU_banteng_1.0, whole genome shotgun sequence genome:
- the LOC133246940 gene encoding basic proline-rich protein-like produces the protein MRAGKPGSRGAGNRKAERARLRGSSGARAQRGEARARDCPGGRSPDRPRGPRRSGPGPPRARVRGRGPARPEPAGVTQGQAPRGRARAPSPPAPGALCPRVPRPPPPFRPVAARRLRPLARRLSSAAAAPVTATPRLRVGPAPPPPPPLSPGAADNSPAFPGCLNGSGDVSTWSLGPAPVKSPSRQGLAASLSRRGCPAWSCVRHGSRLLLLLLPARPPALLPPPPPPPAPRNLRPLAFPSPLPALPASPAPAPAVEKLVGEGRNAPPSASGAGEPGNRRRHLPTSPAEREGPGKLPPAVPRPRVLPTPPAAPRRRGPARGAALYLKAPAGPWPWTPHPPRTGAPDPPPGFTASLALGAASEDPASRHFGPNEEGAGVVTFLGRGPSLRNRPETPRSRGSHTPALPRSCAHTHPEPTRITTTPPGSTSPARRITKSHTPTG, from the exons ATGCGGGCGGGGAAACCCGGGAGCCGCGGGGCAGGGAACCGGAAAGCAGAGAGAGCCCGGCTCCGCGGCTCCTCCGGCGCGCGAGCCCA GAGAGGTGAGGCGCGCGCGCGCGACTGCCCCGGGGGCCGCTCGCCCGACCGGCCCCGCGGCCCGAGGCGG TCCGGGCCTGGGCCGCCCCGAGCCCGCGTCCGGGGCCGCGGCCCGGCCAGGCCCGAGCCGGCCGGGGTGACTCAGGGCCAGGCCCCGCGCGGGCGCGCGCGCGCTccctcccctcccgcccccgGCGCCCTCTGCCCACGAGTGCCCCGGCCCCCGCCGCCATTCCGCCCGGTCGCGGCTCGGCGCCTCAGGCCTCTCGCCCGGCGCCTGAGCTCGGCCGCCGCGGCCCCAGTCACTGCGACACCGCGGCTCCGGGTCGGGcctgcgccgccgccgccgcctcccctcAGCCCCGGCGCCGCCGACAACTCACCCGCATTTCCCGGCTGCCTAAATGGCTCCGGCGACGTCTCCACCTGGTCGCTGGGCCCGGCCCCGGTTAAATCCCCGTCCCGCCAAGGTCTCGCCGCGTCCCTCAGCCGCCGGGGCTGCCCCGCCTGGAGCTGCGTGCGACACGGctcccgcctcctcctcctcctcctcccggccCGCCCGCCGGCCctcctcccgccgccgccgccgccgcctgcaCCACGCAACCTCCGccctctcgccttcccttcgccGCTCCCCGCCCTCCCGGCCTCACCGGCTCCGGCTCCCGCGGTGGAGAAGCTGGTGGGGGAGGGCCGGAACGCTCCGCCATCGGCGTCCGGGGCGGGGGAGCCGGGAAACCGTCGCCGCCATCTCCCCACCAGCCCCGCGGAGCGGGAGGGGCCCGGAAAGCTCCCGCCCGCCGTGCCCCGGCCTCGGGTTCTCCCCACCCCGCCCGCCGCCCCGCGCCGCCGAGGCCCCGCTCGCGGGGCTGCTCTCTACCTGAAAGCCCCCGCGGGGCCCTGGCCATGGACGCCGCACCCTCCCCGGACAGGCGCACCGGATCCTCCTCCAGGTTTTACAGCCTCCCTGGCCTTGGGGGCCGCCTCTGAGGACCCGGCTTCCCGCCACTTTGGGCCGAAcgaggagggggcgggggtggtcacCTTCCTAGGTCGGGGCCCCAGCCTGAGAAACCGGCCCGAAACACCCCGGAGCAGAGGGTCTCACACGCCCGCCCTCCCCCGCTCCTGCGCGCACACACACCCTGAACCGACACGGATCACAACTACACCCCCTGGATCTACCTCCCCGGCCAGGAGGATAACCAAAAGCCATACCCCGACCGGCTGA